In Thermoanaerobacterium xylanolyticum LX-11, the genomic window AGGAGCCAAAGGCTCCTAAATTACTTTTGCTGTTCGTTGATTTCGTTCTTTAGCGCATTTGTGCATGCATTTAACATATTTTGCGCATCTTTTTCATCTATATTTCCACCCATCATATTTTGCACATCTTTCGCTGTAAGTCCTTTCATGTAGTTGTACATGGCACTATAGTTGAAATTTGAACCCATCATGTTAAACCCATAGCCGTTATTAATTGTATCGGCCTTTGCTCTTAATGCAGGTATTTGCGTAAATGCTATAGCACCTATTATTAGCGTGCCTGCGAATATAGCTATAACTTTCTTTCTCATTTAAAATTCCCCCTAGTTTTTTTATTGTGATTTTATTATACAATGCAATTATAAAGATCTTATGAAGACCAAAGCACTTTCTCCGCCTTTTACCGCCTGAAGACTCCATAAGGCTTTCCATAAAATATATTTAGTTCGTAAAAAAGAGCTGAAATAAATAACTATTCAGCTCTTTTAAAATATCTTTATCTTGACCTGAATGTTGTACATTCAGTTTCTGCGCTGGTTTTTGCTGTCGGGGTCTTTGGATTCACTTCGATTGATTGTGCATGGCATCTCATATCTTTCCAATATGCGC contains:
- a CDS encoding DUF1540 domain-containing protein encodes the protein MNAESVVKCGVNTCAYWKDMRCHAQSIEVNPKTPTAKTSAETECTTFRSR